The genomic region TTATCGAATATTCCTTATTTTTGTTTCTAAAAGCCAAATATTGATATGTAAAGAATTAATCTAATGTAATCCTCAGCATATTTATCTGGATAAAAACATCCCCAAAAAAACTTGTTAGAgatttattgttttgtttgtggTCTGAAACACTTGATCCAAAGCTTGTGTGTTTCAGATCTGGTATAGAGTAGAAATAGCCCTGGAGGATTAGCAGTGGTTACACCAAACAAACCCACAGGCTTCCCTTTGAGTTTAATCTGCTGCTTAAAACTCTCTGGAATTTTGGTTTAATGACGTCTCCTTTTTTCTTGTTCCCAGCAGTGTGTGAGAGCAGGAATGGGACGAGCTGTGAGGAATGTCTGTTCAACGTGTCTGTAAGCAAAGGGCCTCTGATTTCTGCTCAGCTGGTGTTATGTTGTGACTAAACACAGGACGTGGTGGCTCGTCCTCCACCGTTAAACCTGCTAGGCTGGTTTGAAGAGAAACTGGTCTGTTAGCCTGAATACTTTGggcttgttcttttttaaacttaTATTATTGTTTTTATTCCTTCTTCGCAGTGCTTGTGGTGCACAACAACCAAATCATGTTTAACTTACCCAGCAAAGACCATCCTCCCACCTCATTCACTCTGTCCACTGAATGATGCCCGCTGGGGGCTCTGTTGGagtaagaaacacacacacactggtcttcTTTGATCTGCTTTTTATTTGTAACAAATTGCTTTAAACCACACGACAATGAATCGTTTCACAGAAATACTGCATAAATGAAAGCAAAGGAGTTGTTAATTCATCTATGTGAGTTTCTGTAGAGTTCTTttcactgaaacagctcttcttagggtctctaatgaccttctgactcacagtgatgcagggaactgttctgttctgttctggtcctgctggacctgactgcagcctttgacactgttgaccatcacctgttgCTGgacaggctgagagactgggtaggcctatcaggaactgctgtgaagtggttctcctcttatcgttctgagcgttccttttctgtggccatctccacgtttaggtcctccaccacctcccttacccatggtgtcccacaaggttctgtgctggggcctctgctcttcctcctctatctgctgccTCTTCATCAGATCCTGAGCTCTTTTAAaataatctcctaccatcttaatgcagatgacatccaactgtacatctcctttaagccccttgAGATGTCTAAGTTGcagatgttacacacctgcttagactctatcaaaacctgtatggctgggaactttcttcagctgaatgaagatgagactgagatcctcatctgtgccccagataagctggttcccaaagtcagagactctcttggtcagcttgcttctcacaccaaaaccttcagtcaggaatcttggtgtgacctttgtccCAGCTCTAACCCTGGATCCTCATGTctcttctcttgtttgctcttccttcttccatctcaggaacattgctaagctgagtcctattctgtcccgctctgaacttgagacagttatccacaccttcatctcctcacgcttagactactgtaactctcttttcacgtgtctgagcagaacctccctgaaccgtctacaggtggtctgTCAACttaagggttcatttcaagatcctggttctggtctatagggccttacatggacaagcaccatcatacattggtgatcttctcagtccctacacccccagcaggtccctgaggtccagtgatcaaagcctactagttgtgcagcgcaacaggctaaagaccaaaggtgacagatcatttgctgctgtggcccccagactctggacctctctgagcctgagatcactggactcagtggtctcctttaaaagcagctgaaaactcatttcGTCacactggcttttgcgtgaccttcatctcCACCCTCTCTGCTCTTTCTTCCTAttctgcctttcctgggatccactgatttaccttttttctattcattttctctctccctttctttacactttttattcacactttttTGCCTTTATTTTAACCATATTTTTTAATAATCAAAAACAATATTTTGTATAGTAAATGTTTTGTTCTTGTGGAGCacgttgtgatttttatcttgagaggcattatataaaagatggttttctttctttctagtgtaaagcgctttggagtcttctgactctgacgagcgctatacaagtgcgggtcagttATCATGACTCGTCATCAACAACTGTCTGGTGCAGATCCTTAAGAGAGTCACTTGTGTGTTTTGAAAATGGAATGCAGTAcctaaatttgaccacaggacggcattcttacttcatttttacatcatgcacctttaaagaatTATCAAAAATGGTGTAACGTATAAAAATTGTGATGCTGGTCTGTGGTGGGCACTTTCTAACACTCGTCATGTCTGCAGTGAACTTCCGGATTCTGATAATCACCATATCAGTGTTCTGTGGTGCGATCATCATCGGCCTTGTGATCTGCATGTTCTGCTGCTGCAAATGTGAAAACGCTGGGTaagtgtactgtgtgtgtgtgtgtgtgtgtgtgtgtgtgtgtgtgtgtgtgtgtgtgtgtgtgtgtgtgtgtgtgtgtgtgtgtgtgtgtgacactttAATTACAAGAAATGGTATTTAAGAGAAGTCCAGATATTCAATTTTGTTGCATTCTTTCTCGTTTTCACAAAAAGTAAAATCAACTATACTTAGGCTCACCTGTTTGTCAGCATTTGTGCTAAATTCATTGTTGAACCAGTTTCCGTAAATTTTATGAAGTTCTGTTGACACCTAGGGCAGCATCCTGTTTGTGTGCGTTTTGGTGTTTATTAGGGCCATTCAATaaacctcgtgtgtgtgtgtgtgtgtgtgtgtgtgtgtgtgtgtgtgtgtgtgtgtgtgtgtgtgtgtgtgtgtgtgtgtgtgtgtgtgtgtgtgtttgtcagatCCAAACGATTTGAGGCAAAGATGCAACGGCGGGCCAACAAAACAAAAACCAAGCAGGAAGAAAGGTGAGAAATAATATTAAGAATGTTAAGAATGCGATGCAGTTCATACTTTTTTTTTGGGACTATTCGGTGTTTCCCTAAATGAACAAGGACTTAATATTTAAAAGAGGTTTATAGAAATTTATGAAATTACTAGATTCCataatgctgtttttcttttagaAAATGTAACTAGTCATCTAAATTTCTGCAGTTTCTGGTTGTTCTGCACCGACCACCCCTGTGGCATTATTAGCATGACTGGTATCAGTTTCCTTGTGCAACCCAAAAGCGGAGTGGGTTGTAAAACTGGCCAAACTGGTTTTTGGGTCTACaaaatgttaatgttatttagtctGTTTGGATCACAGGAAATTCGTTGTGTTTGCAGGAGGGCTGAGATGAAGCAAAGACATCAGGAAATCAGGAGTAAATACGGTGAGCCTCTTtcctttttattatatttatgGTTTCGAAACCTTTAGTGAGTGAATAAATCAATGATGCATTATGCATTTCACCCTTAGAAAAAACGGTCCCAGTGTAAGATCTGCTTACATGCTTTATTCCTGAGAGTAATATGACAAAACATGTCTGGGTTTTTAGGATAAAGACATTTGTAGTCTACTTAGTGTGGGATAACGATTTGAAAAGTATTTACCCCGTCGCATATTTCTTCAGTTTCAGCTCAAACaaacgtgaattttaaagaaaatttgaataaaataaaatgcagTTTCAAATGAGAATGTTTTTCATTTAACCAATAAAAGCCGTCTGAGCCAGCCTTGTTTTATGGGACTTTAGAAACCACTCAACAGAACATGTCTGATAACATGAagttaaaagatctcaaaaagcaacacgttTCTAACAAAATTCAAGAACAAAAGAACACAGAAAAACATCTAAAGCCTGGGTTACACTGAAGAAAGACGCTTCAGCGCCGTGCCGTCTTTTTGAAAAGAAGCTATTATAGTTGCTGAGAGTGGCTACACAGGCAGCGCTGCGCCACCTCCCAGAAGCGCAGCGCCATGGCGCTGAAGCTGGTCACCAGTTCTATTTGAAGCGTGGTGGCGCTGCCGCGGAGCGGCTGTTAACAACATTattgagtactttacaacagacattacgatctctttatttatttatttatttatttatttatttatttaaacccaACTGCTGGCATAATCCCAACCCCAGCAATGATAACTttacccactgtgcaaagacctagtttggacgtcctacagacgttGTCCGGACCGACAGattaatatagacatgatctacaCATCCATGTGACGCTGACCGTTTGTAgggtaaagtactattgatcttaaaatattctaataaatagcgtgCTTCCCCATTTCTAATGaatttgagtctcacaaaacatgatggcaagtctgatcacataAAAAGGAAAGTcactttctgcttcctgttccCACGTCCTGCGTGATGTTGTTATTATCGCACAACTTTCCAAGAGATGCTCAGCGGCACGGCACTTCCTGTGTGACCATTTGATTTCCCCAAACTGTGGTGTTTCCGTGGCGAGTCTGACTTCAGTGTGCCCCATgtttaatttatacttctctgtcagctccctcGTGCAGGTTCATTGACGGAGATGTTTTCCCTTAACTTCTCCGACGCCtggggtgttgcaaagcaattccctgccatgacaacagagggcgtagctctTTCCTGCCATCAGTATAGTCACTTATCCGGTTCACGAtaatgtatttactattgtgtttaaattgcttttatttattgcagagacttttgttaaaaaaacaaaacaaaattgtccataattttcttccaCCTCCTAATGCAATTGCCACCATTAAACCTACGTTtcttgtcatttctgtccacgaataaaacgcttgctgcgttactttttactccttcagtcacaagtgaataaacgttcatattttcagactttttccgcaAGGCATTCCTCAATCTGTTCTATGTCTGCCACTAAatatctttttattacagggagtgcagaattattaggcaagttgtatttttgaggaataattttattattgaacaacaaccatgttttcaatgaacccaaacaactcattaatatcaaagttgaatgtttttggaagtagtttttagtttgtttttagttttagctattttagggggatatctgtgtgtgcaggtgactattactgtgcgtaATTATTAGgcgacttaacaaaaaacaaatatatacccatttcaattattttatttttaccagtgaaaccaatataacatctccacattcacaaatgtacatttctgacattcaaaaacaatacaaaaacaaatcagcgaccaatttagccacctttctttgcaaggacactcaaaagcctgccatccatggattctgtcggtgttttgatctgttcaccatcaacattgcgtgcagcagcaaccacagcctcccagacactgttcagagaggtgtactgttttcccttcttgtaaatctcacatttgatgatggaccacaggttctcaatggggttcagatcaggtgaacaaggaggccatgtcattagtttttcttcttttataccctttcttgccagctatgctgtggagtacttggacgtgtgtgatggagcattgtcctgcatgaaaatcgtgtttttcttgaaggatgcagacttcttcctgcaccactgcttgaagaaggtgtcttccagaaactggcagtaggactgggagttgagcttgactccatcctcaacccgaaaaaggccccacaagctcatctttgatgataccagcccaacccagtactccacctccaccttgctgtcgTCTGAGtcagactggagctctctgccctttaccaatccagccatgggcccatccatctggcccatcaagactcactctcatttcatcagtccataaaaccttagaaaaatcagtcttgagatatttcttggcccagtcttgacgtttcagcttgtgtgtcttgttcagtggtggtcgtctttcagcctttcttaccttggccatgtctctgagtattgcacaccttgtgcttttgggtactctagtgatgttgcagctctgaaatatggccaaactggtggcaggcaatgttgggcaagttacttcaaaactgtaatgcattatttattacttgttaccctcattttaaagtaatttgttacattacaatattactgattttaaaatgtaaggcattacactactttggcattactttaagttagtttcaccaaaacaacttcagtatgaatctggtaatctgacgctcagtgagctcatgacatatatgtggaaagtgatgtggtgtctgagctagggttgctgttaaaaacagtcagatatgctttaaaatgattgtttattaaataacaacaacaatctgtactctcagcacgctgccatcttatagggccatctgagcagggagtgaggtggtgggggctccaagcctatatttgccttggtccccaaatgccttgacacggccctggatgtgggactgacttctggggtgatctgattctatcacatgtataaatattaaatgcttatatattattgcttttcactggtaaaaatgtgcattggggataaatctacctactttttttcttttcaagcactttgttttgttttcttggttttatttgaataattttctgTCCTTtcactctctaaccttcctgcatgctgcatgttttctccgtcttccagaaaaactgtttcctagatttcctactttccaaCTAATCAGCCaaggggatctaccgaacgcaaaaaataaaaaagcttcgcgctgcgctcctgcagcaatgagttgaaatcaccggcgcagattatgaactcagctgaaaagtacatgaagtaccagagaatatgggctgatataaacgatcacaaacaaattactttgttttggtggagcgattttgtgaatataacagcggccgtgcgcaggacgcagctggagtatttgagccattaccgctgcatcctctctgctcatagaatgcccgcaaagctgagtccataaatgacatcatatatgt from Nothobranchius furzeri strain GRZ-AD chromosome 18, NfurGRZ-RIMD1, whole genome shotgun sequence harbors:
- the LOC107392144 gene encoding pituitary tumor-transforming gene 1 protein-interacting protein isoform X1, which produces MHLLFERIPVFCLRCCVTRARHGLFLSRQLHFWSFSRLERTESAPYFYLNTKATQYLLRRRAWMRMMELRVFLLLVLGLAAASAQSTPDQAVCESRNGTSCEECLFNVSCLWCTTTKSCLTYPAKTILPPHSLCPLNDARWGLCWMNFRILIITISVFCGAIIIGLVICMFCCCKCENAGSKRFEAKMQRRANKTKTKQEERRAEMKQRHQEIRSKYGLSGPNPYSKFS
- the LOC107392144 gene encoding pituitary tumor-transforming gene 1 protein-interacting protein isoform X2; protein product: MHLLFERIPVFCLRCCVTRARHGLFLSRQLHFWSFSRLERTESAPYFYLNTKATQYLLRRRAWMRMMELRVFLLLVLGLAAASAQSTPDQVCESRNGTSCEECLFNVSCLWCTTTKSCLTYPAKTILPPHSLCPLNDARWGLCWMNFRILIITISVFCGAIIIGLVICMFCCCKCENAGSKRFEAKMQRRANKTKTKQEERRAEMKQRHQEIRSKYGLSGPNPYSKFS